From one Paenibacillus sp. FSL K6-1330 genomic stretch:
- a CDS encoding DUF6376 family protein, which produces MIKRLLLISLVLGVLSGCSLVDSVNNSLDYTKEATTFINETSQFAESIPELAQQAATNTDAKETLTKELEAMKTRISEFNGIEAPAFAQNIHEHLVGLNDTLLTDINGYMDQIQNGVTDFQNSNIVQTITKINETMDMLQNLQP; this is translated from the coding sequence ATGATCAAAAGATTATTGTTGATTTCACTTGTACTGGGAGTTCTCTCCGGCTGCTCCTTGGTGGACAGCGTGAACAATTCTTTGGATTATACAAAAGAAGCTACCACGTTTATTAATGAAACATCCCAATTTGCCGAGTCTATTCCGGAGCTTGCCCAACAAGCCGCTACGAATACAGATGCCAAGGAAACGCTGACCAAGGAACTCGAAGCGATGAAAACCCGGATCTCGGAGTTTAACGGCATTGAAGCCCCTGCTTTTGCGCAGAACATCCATGAACATCTGGTCGGTTTAAATGACACGCTGCTGACTGACATCAACGGCTACATGGATCAAATTCAAAACGGAGTGACCGACTTCCAGAATTCCAACATCGTTCAAACCATTACTAAAATAAACGAAACGATGGATATGCTCCAGAATCTTCAGCCGTAA
- a CDS encoding amino acid ABC transporter permease encodes MWDFNILVEHWDQFMAGLGQTILASLLGLIGSLVLGTLIAILRIAPFRILKAIGTIYVEFIRNIPLLVVVFFFFLGLPSLGIPVDPFTSGTLGLMVYTAAFIAEAIRAGIQAVPSGQSEAARSSGLSYIQNMRYIILPQAIKIVLPAIGNQLINLVKNSSVLGVIAGLDLMYYADLINLSTFKGIPVYTFVALFYLLLTIPLSLAVHYMERRFARSN; translated from the coding sequence TTGTGGGATTTTAACATTCTGGTAGAGCATTGGGATCAATTCATGGCTGGCCTGGGCCAGACCATTCTCGCCAGCCTGCTTGGATTGATCGGCAGCTTGGTGCTGGGCACCTTGATCGCCATCCTGCGGATTGCCCCATTCCGCATATTGAAAGCCATCGGCACCATCTATGTAGAGTTTATCCGCAACATTCCGCTCCTGGTGGTTGTCTTTTTCTTTTTCCTGGGCCTGCCCTCTCTCGGCATACCGGTTGACCCGTTTACTTCGGGTACGCTCGGGCTGATGGTGTATACGGCTGCATTCATTGCCGAAGCCATTCGGGCGGGGATCCAGGCGGTGCCCTCCGGACAGTCGGAGGCGGCCCGCTCTTCCGGGCTGAGTTATATCCAGAATATGCGCTACATCATTCTTCCGCAGGCGATCAAAATCGTACTGCCGGCCATCGGCAACCAATTGATCAATTTGGTCAAGAATTCCTCGGTCCTCGGCGTTATCGCCGGACTCGACCTGATGTATTATGCCGATCTGATTAACCTGAGCACGTTCAAAGGCATTCCCGTCTATACGTTTGTAGCCCTGTTCTACCTGCTCCTGACCATACCGCTTAGCCTGGCCGTCCATTATATGGAGCGCCGCTTTGCGAGAAGCAATTGA
- a CDS encoding cellulase family glycosylhydrolase yields the protein MKDSRDSLVNGFIKADGKRIVNGDGQEILLQGVGLGSWLLPEGYMWKMPEQGDRPRRIEGMVRDLIDEEKAAAFWEAYYELYIAEADIRQIAAEGFNSIRVPINARFMMAEGQQPPFVYHEGHLKLIDRVIDWCRTYSLYVILDLHGAPGGQTGANIDDSERDLPELFTDRLNVERTVALWRMLAERYKDEWIVAGYDLLNEPLPDWFSEYHDRVMPLYKEITAAIREVDKRHMIILEGVHWSTDWSIFDEKFDDNLMLQFHKYWNNPDTESIQKYLDLREEWNVPIFMGEGGENNPQWYTGAFRLFEDHNISWNFWTWKKMNTQNSPFSIRMPEGWEKLTGYLEGGEKPSSAEAEAILGEYLDHLPLAACDAYPNVSRSLLRRLPIQIPAEFYGYRGEGVSYHIEAKASQDIGFRVHDGVPMRMMTGKAEKPSYAPEGGKPWIEDNLVCVQLREGDWLAYDANCASADVFHLDIRGRIPEGTVDLMLQIGDREPELISLSDSDSDSGEGQWDIHRVAEAMPIEEGPVNLVFMVNKGRIELDWLEFIEARINL from the coding sequence ATGAAGGATAGCAGAGATTCCTTAGTAAACGGTTTCATAAAGGCGGACGGCAAGCGCATAGTTAATGGAGATGGTCAGGAAATTCTGCTGCAGGGAGTCGGGCTTGGCAGCTGGCTGCTGCCGGAAGGGTACATGTGGAAGATGCCGGAGCAAGGAGACCGACCTCGGCGCATCGAAGGCATGGTTAGGGACCTGATCGATGAGGAAAAGGCGGCGGCTTTTTGGGAAGCCTATTATGAGCTTTATATCGCGGAAGCCGATATCCGGCAGATCGCTGCCGAGGGCTTTAACTCCATCCGGGTGCCGATCAATGCCAGGTTTATGATGGCGGAAGGACAGCAGCCGCCTTTTGTATATCACGAAGGCCATTTGAAGCTCATCGATCGGGTGATCGATTGGTGCAGGACGTATTCGCTGTATGTTATTCTGGATTTGCATGGCGCGCCAGGCGGACAGACCGGCGCGAATATCGATGATTCCGAGCGGGATTTGCCAGAGCTGTTCACGGATCGGCTGAATGTGGAGCGAACCGTGGCGCTGTGGCGTATGCTGGCAGAACGCTATAAAGACGAGTGGATCGTGGCCGGTTACGACCTGCTTAACGAGCCGCTGCCTGACTGGTTCAGCGAGTATCATGATCGGGTGATGCCGCTGTATAAGGAAATCACCGCGGCTATACGCGAAGTGGACAAGCGCCATATGATCATTTTGGAAGGTGTCCACTGGTCAACGGATTGGAGCATTTTCGACGAGAAATTTGACGATAACCTGATGCTGCAGTTCCATAAGTACTGGAATAATCCTGACACGGAGAGCATTCAGAAGTATCTGGATCTTCGCGAAGAATGGAATGTGCCGATCTTCATGGGTGAAGGCGGCGAGAACAACCCGCAGTGGTATACGGGCGCATTCCGGTTGTTCGAGGATCATAACATATCCTGGAACTTCTGGACCTGGAAGAAGATGAACACTCAAAACTCGCCGTTCTCGATCCGCATGCCGGAAGGCTGGGAGAAGCTGACGGGTTACCTGGAAGGCGGAGAGAAGCCCTCTTCAGCCGAAGCGGAAGCGATTCTGGGCGAATATCTGGATCATCTTCCACTGGCAGCCTGCGATGCTTATCCGAACGTATCCCGGTCATTGCTGCGCCGGCTGCCCATTCAGATTCCGGCAGAGTTTTACGGATATCGGGGTGAGGGTGTCTCTTATCATATTGAGGCGAAGGCCAGTCAGGATATCGGGTTCCGGGTTCATGACGGTGTTCCGATGCGGATGATGACGGGCAAGGCGGAGAAACCAAGCTACGCTCCGGAAGGCGGCAAGCCATGGATAGAGGATAACCTGGTATGCGTGCAGCTCCGGGAAGGAGATTGGCTCGCTTATGATGCGAATTGCGCTTCCGCAGACGTTTTTCATCTGGACATTCGGGGACGCATTCCCGAGGGGACGGTGGATTTGATGCTCCAGATCGGGGATCGGGAGCCTGAGCTTATCTCCTTGTCTGACTCTGACTCTGACTCTGGCGAAGGACAGTGGGACATCCATAGGGTGGCTGAGGCTATGCCGATTGAGGAAGGCCCTGTGAATCTGGTGTTCATGGTAAATAAGGGCCGAATCGAGCTGGATTGGCTGGAATTTATTGAAGCGCGTATAAATTTATAA
- a CDS encoding amino acid ABC transporter ATP-binding protein codes for MHASVQFEMNRRGFLLIEFSRVNKFFGTFHVLKEIDLTISQGEVVVIVGPSGSGKSTLLRCINRLESITDGELVVNGVKLHNRKIDINTFRRDIGMVFQHFNLYPHKKVIDNIILAPMKVLGMSKAEATEKAMKYLQRVGIADKADSYPSQLSGGQQQRVAIARGLTMNPKIMLFDEPTSALDPEMIGEVLDVMRSLAHQGMTMAVVTHEMGFAREAADRIVFMDEGRIIEDTPASDFFNQPREERARAFLSRLLHH; via the coding sequence ATGCATGCAAGCGTCCAATTCGAAATGAATAGGAGGGGATTTCTACTGATTGAATTTAGCCGCGTCAACAAATTTTTCGGAACCTTCCATGTTCTGAAAGAAATCGACCTAACCATTTCCCAGGGGGAAGTCGTTGTCATCGTTGGACCTTCCGGCTCCGGTAAAAGCACGCTGCTGCGGTGTATCAATCGGCTCGAAAGCATTACGGATGGCGAGCTTGTCGTGAATGGCGTCAAGCTGCATAACCGAAAGATCGACATCAATACATTTAGGCGGGATATCGGGATGGTCTTCCAGCATTTCAACCTGTACCCGCACAAAAAGGTGATCGACAACATCATTCTCGCACCCATGAAGGTGCTGGGGATGTCCAAAGCGGAAGCGACGGAAAAAGCGATGAAGTACCTGCAGCGAGTCGGAATTGCGGACAAAGCGGACAGCTATCCTTCCCAACTCTCCGGTGGTCAGCAGCAGCGGGTGGCGATTGCCCGCGGATTGACCATGAATCCGAAGATTATGCTGTTTGATGAACCGACGTCCGCACTTGACCCGGAGATGATCGGCGAAGTGCTGGATGTCATGCGTTCACTCGCTCATCAAGGCATGACTATGGCCGTGGTTACCCATGAGATGGGTTTCGCCCGCGAAGCCGCAGATCGAATCGTCTTTATGGACGAAGGCCGGATTATCGAGGATACACCCGCCTCCGATTTTTTCAATCAGCCGCGGGAAGAGAGAGCACGGGCGTTCCTGAGCCGCCTGCTGCATCACTAA
- a CDS encoding amino acid ABC transporter permease, which produces MDFIGAYSWPNLRYLLQGFWITVQVAGLSIVFSFIIGTVLGTVRYTKTPFLSRTTAFLVDIIRNLPLLLIIFFIGMVLPQTGIRIPTFWAAVVGLSIFEGAMIAEIVRSGLVSVDKGQIEAARASGLSYMQTLRHVILPLALRRMSPPMVSQFISLIKDTSLAVIISLPELMRNVQILSGSSYDYVIPALVFASLLYFTLNYLLSIIAKRLEAKQI; this is translated from the coding sequence ATGGATTTTATCGGTGCGTACTCCTGGCCGAATCTGCGATATCTCCTTCAAGGCTTTTGGATCACGGTGCAGGTTGCCGGCTTATCCATTGTGTTCAGCTTCATCATTGGAACCGTGCTCGGGACCGTGAGATATACGAAAACGCCCTTCCTGTCGAGGACAACGGCCTTTTTGGTGGATATAATCCGCAATCTGCCGCTGCTGCTGATCATTTTCTTCATCGGCATGGTTCTGCCGCAGACCGGGATTCGAATTCCCACTTTCTGGGCGGCCGTCGTCGGCCTGAGCATTTTTGAAGGAGCCATGATCGCCGAAATTGTCCGCAGCGGCCTCGTATCGGTGGATAAAGGCCAGATCGAAGCGGCCCGGGCGTCGGGTCTCTCTTATATGCAGACACTGCGGCACGTGATTCTCCCGCTAGCGCTGCGCCGGATGTCCCCTCCCATGGTGAGCCAGTTCATCTCGCTCATTAAAGACACCTCGCTCGCCGTGATCATTTCGCTGCCTGAGCTGATGCGCAACGTACAAATTCTTAGCGGTTCCAGCTATGACTATGTTATTCCCGCCCTTGTTTTTGCGTCGTTGCTGTACTTCACGCTGAATTATCTTCTGTCCATCATCGCCAAACGGCTGGAAGCAAAGCAGATCTAA
- a CDS encoding glutamate ABC transporter substrate-binding protein, which translates to MKKRFTRPFRWSAALLVLVMMLVASGCGGSGNTDTLEAIKKRGKLVAGVKYDTKLFGLQDPATGNVEGFDIDIAKALAKKILGDETKVELKEVTSKTRIDMLKNGDIDIIIATMTITEERKEQVDFSDVYFEAGQSLLVKKGSPITGLESLNKDTKVLTVKGSTSAQNIREKAPDAVILEFENYQDAFTALKAGQGDALTTDNSILLGMQQQDPSFELVGGNFTDEPYGMAIKKGNPEFVKTVNELLKELKDSGEYDKLYEQWMGVKPE; encoded by the coding sequence ATGAAGAAAAGATTTACGAGGCCTTTCAGGTGGAGTGCGGCCCTTCTGGTGTTAGTGATGATGCTGGTCGCATCAGGGTGCGGGGGTTCCGGCAATACGGATACCCTCGAGGCGATCAAAAAACGCGGCAAGCTTGTAGCTGGCGTGAAATATGATACGAAGCTGTTCGGATTGCAGGACCCTGCCACCGGCAATGTAGAGGGCTTCGATATCGACATCGCCAAAGCGCTGGCCAAAAAGATTCTCGGTGACGAGACCAAGGTCGAGCTGAAGGAGGTTACCTCCAAAACCCGGATCGACATGCTGAAGAACGGGGACATCGACATCATTATCGCCACGATGACCATAACGGAGGAGCGCAAGGAGCAGGTGGACTTCAGCGATGTGTATTTTGAAGCCGGCCAATCGCTGCTGGTGAAGAAGGGAAGCCCGATCACGGGTCTGGAAAGCTTGAACAAGGATACGAAGGTGCTCACGGTAAAGGGCTCTACCTCTGCGCAAAATATTCGTGAGAAAGCGCCCGACGCCGTCATTCTCGAATTCGAGAATTATCAGGACGCCTTCACCGCACTCAAGGCGGGACAGGGGGATGCCCTGACCACCGACAATTCCATCCTCCTCGGCATGCAGCAGCAGGACCCGAGCTTTGAGCTGGTCGGCGGCAATTTTACGGATGAACCATACGGCATGGCCATCAAAAAAGGAAATCCAGAGTTTGTGAAAACCGTCAACGAGCTGTTGAAGGAGCTGAAGGATAGTGGTGAATACGACAAATTGTATGAGCAATGGATGGGCGTGAAACCGGAATAA
- a CDS encoding cold-shock protein — protein sequence MYSRKNSMESIPEEITEVWACTKEDCKGWMRDDFAFDTEPVCHLCQSPMVKETRSLPQLVNTNKQQKSLAKGIQIERK from the coding sequence ATGTATTCGCGTAAAAACTCGATGGAGAGTATTCCTGAAGAAATAACAGAAGTATGGGCATGCACGAAGGAAGACTGCAAAGGGTGGATGCGGGACGATTTTGCGTTCGACACGGAACCAGTATGCCATTTGTGTCAATCCCCTATGGTCAAAGAAACGAGAAGCCTGCCGCAGCTAGTTAATACCAATAAACAACAGAAATCTCTGGCTAAGGGGATTCAGATCGAGCGCAAATAG
- a CDS encoding acyltransferase, whose product MDKRAKITEIDLVRGFAMMGVLMVHATSFATVQMRGDDFFGLYNFLNIFSKVGTTTFIFLSSFVLFYNYYHRPFKGRDLARFFKNRLMYILVPYLLFSVLFFTVAWYHRGGESNLAAMLESFWPKLATGKSYTHLYFIFINIQFYLLFPLVLMLLKRFRGFAAVCVLVGIVLQWVFYIGNDAWWDVTNRNSWSLSFLSYYFLGAWIGIYYDRVKDWLTSAQHAARPALRKLGWVALWAIWLGAALVHIGLRYNQRLLGTEYHPLLYDAFWNVHTLTTALVMLQVALVFGNKRVWWLNGFRRLGVYSFGVYLVHPLVLLFYRDFPPQTENSWLMLAWYAGGLVCALAVSYVVVYSISRLGGWTWIFFGKLPGSLRTGRSPNRPVPAQPVTEASS is encoded by the coding sequence ATGGATAAACGTGCAAAAATAACTGAAATCGACCTGGTTCGGGGCTTTGCGATGATGGGCGTGCTGATGGTGCATGCGACGTCGTTCGCCACAGTTCAGATGCGCGGGGACGATTTTTTTGGCTTGTATAACTTCCTGAACATATTCTCGAAGGTTGGAACGACGACTTTCATATTTCTGAGCAGCTTTGTGCTGTTCTATAACTATTATCACCGCCCGTTCAAAGGCCGTGACTTGGCACGGTTCTTCAAGAACCGGCTGATGTATATTCTGGTGCCGTATCTGCTGTTCTCGGTGTTATTCTTTACGGTGGCCTGGTATCATCGCGGGGGGGAGTCAAATCTGGCGGCAATGCTGGAGAGCTTCTGGCCCAAGCTGGCGACGGGGAAATCTTACACGCACTTATATTTCATCTTCATTAACATCCAGTTCTATCTGCTGTTCCCGCTCGTGCTGATGCTGCTGAAGCGATTCCGCGGCTTCGCGGCGGTCTGCGTGCTGGTCGGCATTGTACTGCAGTGGGTGTTCTATATCGGCAATGATGCCTGGTGGGACGTAACGAACCGGAACAGCTGGTCGCTGTCGTTTCTGTCGTATTATTTTCTCGGGGCATGGATCGGCATTTATTATGACCGGGTCAAGGATTGGCTGACTTCAGCGCAGCATGCCGCAAGACCAGCCCTGCGCAAGCTGGGCTGGGTCGCGCTCTGGGCGATTTGGCTGGGCGCCGCCCTGGTGCATATCGGCCTGCGATACAATCAGCGACTGCTAGGGACGGAATATCATCCGCTGCTCTACGATGCCTTCTGGAATGTGCATACGTTAACCACTGCCCTGGTCATGCTCCAGGTCGCGCTGGTATTCGGGAATAAGAGGGTATGGTGGTTGAACGGATTCAGACGGCTCGGGGTGTATTCCTTCGGCGTTTATCTGGTGCATCCGCTGGTCCTGCTCTTCTACCGGGACTTTCCTCCGCAGACGGAGAATTCCTGGCTGATGCTGGCTTGGTATGCCGGCGGGCTCGTCTGCGCACTGGCGGTTTCGTATGTAGTGGTCTACAGCATTAGCCGTCTCGGGGGCTGGACCTGGATCTTTTTCGGCAAACTGCCGGGCAGCTTGCGGACGGGAAGATCACCCAATCGTCCTGTTCCGGCTCAGCCGGTTACGGAGGCATCATCGTAA
- a CDS encoding nitroreductase family protein: MSDLTTLIKSRRSANLFMEGIEIPDKDLNDIFNEVKYAPSAFNLQHTHYVVVKDPDIKHKVYEAANKQHKILTASAVVVVLGNKQAYREIGKMNEGFLNLGVIDKLEYDMTVESVTNFYEAGGESFMRDEAIRNASLSAMLLMMVAKDKGWDTCPMIGFDPVALQKELDIPDAYVPAMLIAIGKEDARKPRPRGYRKPVLEFVSYNQF; this comes from the coding sequence ATGAGTGATCTGACAACATTAATTAAGAGCCGGAGATCGGCTAATCTGTTTATGGAAGGGATTGAAATCCCGGATAAGGATTTGAATGATATATTTAATGAAGTTAAATATGCACCTTCGGCTTTTAATTTGCAGCATACACACTATGTTGTAGTTAAGGATCCCGATATCAAGCACAAAGTTTATGAAGCCGCCAACAAGCAGCATAAGATACTCACTGCATCGGCCGTTGTCGTTGTGCTGGGGAATAAGCAGGCCTACCGGGAAATCGGGAAAATGAACGAGGGCTTTCTGAATTTGGGCGTGATCGACAAGCTCGAATATGACATGACGGTTGAATCCGTCACGAACTTTTATGAAGCGGGTGGAGAATCCTTTATGAGGGATGAAGCGATTCGCAATGCCAGTCTATCCGCGATGCTGCTGATGATGGTGGCCAAGGACAAGGGGTGGGATACCTGTCCGATGATCGGTTTTGATCCCGTGGCTCTGCAGAAGGAACTGGATATCCCGGATGCTTATGTGCCTGCCATGCTGATCGCGATCGGCAAGGAAGATGCAAGAAAGCCACGTCCCCGGGGTTACCGCAAGCCTGTACTGGAATTTGTAAGCTATAATCAATTTTAA
- a CDS encoding carbohydrate ABC transporter permease, whose translation MFKRRTKGEAFFDIFNNFGMLIVCFLTIYPIWYVLVNAFNDGQDAMRGGIYWWPRMFSLENFSAVFQSSGIMTAMGITVTKTVIGVFIHVLFTAMVAYAFSRKGLIGGKIYILLGTVTMFFGGGLIPTYLLIKDLNMLDSFLVYIIPAMFSFFDLIIFMTFFREIPDGLEEAAKIDGANDWSIFLRVVLPVSMPVIATIALFHGVFQWNDYFTGVIYINNTDLQPIQTYLYKVVAQSSSNQMMAQVPGGVAKTVTSQSIKMATMVVTTAPIVFVYPFLQRYFVKGMMIGSIKG comes from the coding sequence ATGTTTAAACGCAGAACCAAAGGCGAAGCCTTCTTCGATATATTCAATAATTTCGGCATGCTGATCGTATGTTTTCTGACGATCTACCCGATCTGGTACGTGCTGGTGAATGCCTTCAACGACGGGCAGGATGCCATGCGCGGAGGGATCTACTGGTGGCCGCGGATGTTCAGCCTCGAAAATTTCAGCGCGGTGTTCCAGAGCTCTGGCATCATGACGGCGATGGGCATTACCGTAACCAAAACGGTGATCGGCGTGTTCATTCACGTCCTCTTCACCGCCATGGTCGCTTATGCATTTTCGCGGAAGGGTCTTATTGGCGGTAAAATCTATATTTTGCTGGGAACCGTAACGATGTTTTTCGGCGGCGGACTGATTCCTACTTATCTGTTGATCAAGGATTTGAATATGCTTGACAGTTTCCTGGTTTACATCATACCAGCCATGTTCAGTTTCTTTGATCTTATTATCTTCATGACCTTCTTCCGAGAAATCCCGGACGGTTTGGAGGAGGCTGCGAAGATTGACGGGGCTAACGACTGGTCGATCTTCCTCCGGGTCGTGCTGCCGGTATCCATGCCGGTTATCGCGACAATCGCGTTGTTTCATGGGGTGTTCCAGTGGAATGACTATTTCACCGGCGTCATCTACATCAACAATACGGATCTGCAGCCGATCCAGACGTACCTATATAAGGTCGTCGCACAATCCAGCTCCAATCAGATGATGGCTCAGGTTCCGGGCGGCGTTGCCAAGACAGTCACCTCCCAATCGATCAAAATGGCGACCATGGTCGTAACGACGGCGCCGATCGTATTTGTCTATCCGTTTCTGCAGCGGTACTTCGTCAAAGGAATGATGATCGGCTCCATTAAAGGTTAA
- a CDS encoding ABC transporter permease subunit yields MQNQLHADVSETGVGPAMEPSVQKKLDRKRWLRKLYGQRHLQIMALLGVAWMIIFNYIPMYGVIIAFKEFNIVKSIGEAPWVGLEHFKEFFSDEDFTNVMRNTLGISLLKLFIGFPLPIIFALFLNEIRSVRYKRTIQTISYLPHFLSWVILGGILMTWLADIGIINNLLLALHIIDEPITYLAEPKYFWGIIITSDIWKELGWSAIIYLAAIASISPEMYEASTIDGAGRFQKMWYITLPSIKSTISILFILAVGGVLNSNFDQILVLRNTLNESASNVIDIFVYHTGMQNGRYSYAQAVALFKSVIAIILLLIANKVTKKLNDTSLF; encoded by the coding sequence ATGCAAAATCAACTTCATGCCGATGTTTCCGAAACCGGTGTCGGTCCCGCAATGGAGCCTTCTGTACAGAAGAAGCTTGACAGAAAAAGATGGCTCAGAAAGCTCTATGGCCAACGACATCTTCAAATTATGGCGCTGCTCGGCGTTGCGTGGATGATCATCTTTAACTACATTCCGATGTACGGTGTCATCATTGCATTTAAAGAATTCAATATCGTGAAGTCCATCGGCGAAGCTCCATGGGTTGGACTTGAGCATTTCAAGGAGTTTTTCTCAGACGAGGACTTTACGAACGTGATGCGGAACACGCTCGGGATCAGCTTGCTGAAGCTGTTTATCGGATTTCCGCTTCCGATCATTTTTGCACTCTTTCTGAACGAGATCCGGTCCGTTCGCTACAAGAGGACCATTCAGACGATTTCTTATCTGCCTCACTTCTTGTCATGGGTCATTCTGGGCGGCATTCTGATGACCTGGCTTGCGGATATCGGGATTATCAACAATCTCTTGTTGGCTCTGCATATTATCGATGAGCCGATCACCTACCTGGCCGAACCGAAATACTTCTGGGGAATTATTATCACTTCGGATATATGGAAGGAGCTTGGGTGGTCCGCGATTATCTATCTGGCGGCCATTGCCAGCATTTCGCCTGAAATGTACGAGGCGTCGACGATTGATGGCGCAGGTCGGTTTCAGAAGATGTGGTACATCACCCTTCCCAGTATCAAATCGACCATATCCATTCTCTTCATTCTTGCGGTTGGTGGTGTGCTGAACTCCAACTTCGATCAGATTTTGGTGCTCCGAAACACGCTGAACGAAAGCGCGAGCAACGTCATCGATATTTTCGTCTACCACACCGGGATGCAGAACGGACGATACTCCTACGCGCAAGCCGTTGCATTGTTCAAGTCCGTCATTGCGATTATCCTGCTGTTGATCGCGAACAAGGTGACCAAAAAACTGAACGACACATCACTATTCTAG
- a CDS encoding pyridoxamine 5'-phosphate oxidase family protein: MTKQAVISEGLCQWLDGSDLESKQYEAMLLLSVTEDGWPHTAMLSVGEVLALDRSRLRLALWQGTTTTGNLLRSGQGTLVAIHDGAAYYVRLRLQALPDLPDAKHQLQRFDAEVVAVREDTANYADIISAVKFQLHNPEEVLQRWKETLEELRK; this comes from the coding sequence ATGACGAAACAAGCTGTAATATCAGAAGGGTTGTGCCAATGGCTGGATGGCTCGGATCTGGAGTCGAAACAGTACGAAGCGATGTTGCTGTTGAGCGTAACCGAGGATGGATGGCCGCATACGGCCATGCTCAGCGTGGGGGAGGTTTTGGCCTTAGACCGAAGCCGGCTACGACTTGCGTTATGGCAGGGGACGACTACGACTGGCAATCTTCTTCGGTCCGGACAGGGTACGTTGGTGGCGATTCATGATGGAGCGGCCTATTATGTTCGGCTGCGTCTTCAAGCGCTTCCCGATCTGCCGGATGCTAAGCATCAGCTGCAGCGTTTTGATGCGGAGGTAGTGGCTGTTCGCGAAGATACCGCCAACTATGCGGATATTATTTCGGCCGTGAAGTTTCAACTGCACAACCCGGAGGAAGTCTTGCAGCGCTGGAAGGAAACGCTGGAGGAATTACGAAAGTAA
- the cspD gene encoding cold-shock protein CspD, translating into MQTGTVKWFNAEKGFGFIEVEGGNDVFVHFSAIQGDGFKTLDEGQRVEFNIVEGNRGPQAENVVKL; encoded by the coding sequence ATGCAAACAGGAACTGTTAAATGGTTTAATGCTGAAAAGGGCTTTGGTTTCATCGAAGTTGAAGGCGGTAACGATGTATTCGTTCACTTCAGCGCGATCCAAGGCGACGGCTTCAAAACGCTTGACGAAGGCCAACGCGTTGAATTCAACATTGTTGAAGGAAACCGTGGACCACAAGCTGAGAACGTTGTTAAATTGTAA